The nucleotide sequence CCACCGGTGACTACTTGGAGCACGAACCTGCCATGTGGCCCGAATTCATCGCGACGCTGCCCGAGACCGCCGAGGCAGCTCCGCCCGCCACCGAGGCGGCGCTCGCCGACTGCGCGACCGCACTCGGGCACGCCCTGCCCCCTGCCCTCGCCACGCTCCTCGCGGCCGCCGACGGCATCACCGGCGAGTACGGCACCGAACTCCTCTGGCCCGCCGAGCGACTCGCGGCGGAGAACGTGGCGCTGCGCGGCGGCGCCGAATTCGCCTCGCTGTACATGCCGTTCGACCCGCTGGTCTTCTTCGGGGAGACCGGAGGCGGCGACCTCCACGCCGTCCTCGCGCGCATCGACCGGCCCGACGTGTTCGTCTGGGACCACGAGACCGACAGCCGCACCTGGGTCGCCGGGAGCCTCGCCGACCACCTGGAGCGGTCGGTCAGCGGGGCGTTCGACTTGTAGCCGCCTCCCAGTGCGCGCGGGCCCGCGCCTGGGCGCCGGGCGGGGAACCGAGATGGTCCAGGCCCAGCAAGGCCGCGCCCAGGACCGGGGGAGCGGTGATCAACTGGGGCTCCGCCAGGGGGGCTTGAGCGGCCAGGCGGGTGCGGATGCCCTGGTCGAGCTGAGGATGGCCCGCCGCCAGGACGCCGCCGCCCAGCAGGACCGCAGTGGGCTCGGTGAGGAGGTCCAGGCGGGTCAGGGCGACCGTGGCCATCAGGGCCACCTCCTCCGCAAGGCGGTCGACCAGGGAGCGGGCCACCGGGTCGCCTCCGGCCGCCGTCGAGAAGAGCACGGGGGCCAGTTCGTGGCGGCGCTCCGGGGCGAGCCGGCCCAGGTGGAGGGACTCGATCAGCGCGGCCGTCGTGGGCAGGCCGAAGTGGGCCGGGACCGTGCGGGCCAGCTCGGTCGCCTCGCCCCGGCCGTCCTCCGCGCGGGCCGCGTGCCACAGCGCCTCCTCGGCCAGGCCCCAGCCGCCGCCCCAGTCGCCGGAGAGGCGGCCGAGGGCCGGGAAGCGTGCCGTACGGCCGTCGGGACGCATGCCGACGCAGTTGATCCCGGCCCCGCACACCACGGCCACGCCCCGCGGCTCGGCCACCCCGGCGCGCAGGATGGCGAAGGTGTCGTTGCGCACCGCCACCGACGCGCCCCAGGCCCGCGCGGTCACCGCCGCCGCCAACTGCTCCTCCTCCACCGGGAGATCGGCGTTGGCCAGACAGGCCGAGACGTGCGAGACGTACGGCACCCCCGCCTCGGCCAGCGCCCGCTCCACCGGCACCGCCAGCGCGTCCAGTGCCCGGTCCACGCCCACCGCGGGCGGCCGGAAGCCCCCGCCGCGCGCCGTCGCCAGCACCTCACCGCCCGCGCCGACCACGGCCACGTCGGTCTTGCTGTTGCCCGCGTCGACGGCGAGGACGGTCCCGGTCAGGCCCACGCCAGGTGCTCCCGGTTGTGCGCGAGCAGCAGGTCGGTGAGCGTCTCGGCGTACGCGTACTGGCCGACCAGGGGATGCGCGAGCAGCGCCCGGAACACCCGCTCCCGGCCGCCGCGCAGCGCCGCGTCCAGCGCGAGTTCCTCGTACGCCGTCACGTTCGCCATCAGCCCCGCGAACAGCGGGTCGACGCCCGGCACCGGAAGCGGCTTCGCCCCGGCCGGGCCCACCGCGGCGGGCACCTCGATCACCGCGTCGTCGGGCAGGAACGGCAGCGTGCCCCCGTTGACCGTGTTCACCACCTGGTACGGGCTGCCCCCGCCGCCCAGCAGGGCCGCCGCCACGTCCACGGCCGCCTCCGAGTAGAAGGCCCCGCCCCGGCGGGCCAGCAGCGCGGGCTTCTCGTCCAGCGCCGGGTCGGCGTACATCGCCAGCAGCTCCCGCTCCAGCGCCGCGACCTCGGCCGCCCGCGAGGGCTTCACCCGCTGCTCGGCCACCACCTCGTCGTGCAGGTAGTAGTAGCGCAGGTAGTACGACGGGATCGCGCCCAGCCGTTCCAGCAGGGGGCGCGGCAGGCGCAGGTCGGCGGCGACCGCGTCCCCGTGCTCGGCGAGCAGCCGGGGCAGCACGTCCTCGCCGTCGGGTCCGCCGAGGCGCACGGCGGTCTCCCAGGTGAGGTGGTTGAGGCCGACGTGGTCGAGGTGGACCTCGCCCGGCCCGGTGCCGAGCAGCGCGGCGAACTTCCGCTGGAGTCCGATC is from Streptomyces seoulensis and encodes:
- a CDS encoding N-acetylglucosamine kinase, with product MGLTGTVLAVDAGNSKTDVAVVGAGGEVLATARGGGFRPPAVGVDRALDALAVPVERALAEAGVPYVSHVSACLANADLPVEEEQLAAAVTARAWGASVAVRNDTFAILRAGVAEPRGVAVVCGAGINCVGMRPDGRTARFPALGRLSGDWGGGWGLAEEALWHAARAEDGRGEATELARTVPAHFGLPTTAALIESLHLGRLAPERRHELAPVLFSTAAGGDPVARSLVDRLAEEVALMATVALTRLDLLTEPTAVLLGGGVLAAGHPQLDQGIRTRLAAQAPLAEPQLITAPPVLGAALLGLDHLGSPPGAQARARAHWEAATSRTPR
- a CDS encoding 6-phospho-beta-glucosidase; its protein translation is MRLTVVGGGSTYTPELVDGFARLRDTLPVTELVLVDPAADRLELVGGLARRIFARQGHDGRIVTTSDLDAGVAGADAVLLQLRVGGQAARERDETWPLECGCLGQETTGAGGLAKALRTVPVVLDIAERVRRANPDAWIIDFTNPVGIVTRALLREGHRAVGLCNVAIGLQRKFAALLGTGPGEVHLDHVGLNHLTWETAVRLGGPDGEDVLPRLLAEHGDAVAADLRLPRPLLERLGAIPSYYLRYYYLHDEVVAEQRVKPSRAAEVAALERELLAMYADPALDEKPALLARRGGAFYSEAAVDVAAALLGGGGSPYQVVNTVNGGTLPFLPDDAVIEVPAAVGPAGAKPLPVPGVDPLFAGLMANVTAYEELALDAALRGGRERVFRALLAHPLVGQYAYAETLTDLLLAHNREHLAWA
- a CDS encoding SMI1/KNR4 family protein; translated protein: MWPEFIATLPETAEAAPPATEAALADCATALGHALPPALATLLAAADGITGEYGTELLWPAERLAAENVALRGGAEFASLYMPFDPLVFFGETGGGDLHAVLARIDRPDVFVWDHETDSRTWVAGSLADHLERSVSGAFDL